The genomic interval AACAAATTTGAAAAAGCCGCCAGTGAAGACGCAATACGAGATGTAAGAAAACAATATCGCCGCAATCGCAATGAATTTACAACAGCGGATGATGAATTACCTGTATTCGCTACCATCGCCAGCCAATTTAATGATCCTGGGGTCAACTGGCTATTTCAAAGTTTACTCAATCGTATCTGCAAGCAATTTCCTCAATTGGCAGATGGTGCCAAGCTGTCAACTAACTTTGGGCCAGAGAACCCAAAAGGTCTTGCGTTAATTCCTGGTTCACGAACTCGCTATCTCGCAGAAATCGCAGAGAATGGTCGCAAGCAATCACAATTTGCCATACAACAAAAAGAATATGCCTCACGAGCGCAACACCTATACGAAACCCTTAAAGCGCTGAAAGATCCGTTACTTCCCACTCCATTAGAATATTACGAATCAAACGTTCTATCCCAAGCATACGAATGGCAAGCCCTTCGCCAATATTACCAAGAGGCTTTGCATGCCATCGATGCTGATTTACGTACACAGTTAATCGCTTGGCCTAAAAATAAACAAGACGTAAAAGATGAAACTTATGAATATCAGGTTCGAGATAAAACCATCAAAGGTGAAAACTATCGTGAGAGCTTGAGTCATCTATCTATATGCAAAGTCGCTCCATTAAATAGTTCTGATTGGGGTGAATGGGCACTGTATTTAACCCAAGAAAACTTACCGGGTTACTACCCTTTTACCGCAGGTGTTTTCCCCTACCGCCGCCAAGGAGAAGACCCTATCCGTATGTTTGCTGGAGAAGGTACACCAGAGCGTACCAATCGCCGATTCCACTACCTAAGCTTAGGACAACCAGCCGCTCGTTTATCAACGGCCTTTGATAGCGTAACGCTATACGGAGAGAATCCAGCATCACGACCAGATATTTATGGAAAGGTAGGTAATAGTGGCGTGAGCATCGCTAGTTTGGACGATATGAAAAAACTCTATTCAGGTTTTGACTTATGCGATCCAAGTACTTCTGTTTCTATGACCATCAATGGACCGGCTCCGATTATTCTTGCTTTTTTTATAAACGCCGCCATTGATCAGCAAGTCGAAAAATACGTAAAAGAAAACGGCCAGTGGCATCAGCTAGAAACTGCATTGAAAGAAAAATATAAAGATCAAACAGCCCCGCAGTACGAAGGTGTATTACCAGAAGGCAATAACGGGCTAGGTTTAGGCTTGCTGGGCATTACTGGCGACCAAGTACTTGATAAAGATACTTATGAGAAAATCAAAGCTGCCACTCTCAAGCAAATTCGCGGTACCGTTCAAGCGGATATTTTGAAAGAAGATCAAGCACAAAATACTTGTATTTTTTCTACTGAATTTGCAATGCATATGATGGGAGATATTCAGTCTTATTTTATTGATCATCAGGTCAAAAATTTTTACAGCGTTTCCATCAGTGGATATCACATTGCAGAAGCCGGGGCCAATCCCATCACGCAATTGGCCTTCACCCTAGCAAATGGCTTCACAATCGTAGAATATTATTTAAGTCGCGGTATGCATATCGATGACTTTGCTGCGAATTTAAGCTTTTTCTTCAGCAATGGGATGGATCCGGAATATGCCGTCATTGGTCGAGTAGCACGCAGGATTTGGGCGCGCGCGTTGAAGAATCTATACAACGCCAATGAGCGCTCACAAAAACTGAAATACCACATTCAAACCAGCGGTCGCTCATTGCATGCCCAAGAAATTCAATTCAATGACATACGCACCACTCTTCAAGCCATGTATGCATTGTTTGATAATTGCAACAGCCTACACACTAATGCTTATGATGAAGCACTTACCACGCCCACGGAAGAAAGTGTCAGACGGGCCGTAGCGATTCAAATGATCATCAACAAAGAATTAGGTTTGAATCAATGTGAAAACCCCCTTCAGGGCAGTTACTTTATAGAATCGTTAACGGATCTAGTGGAAGAGGCTGTCTACGAAGAGTTTGAACGCTTAAATGATCGAGGAGGCGTGCTCGGGGCAATGGACACCATGTACCAGCGTTCTAAAATTCAAGATGAATCCATGTTTTACGAACATAAAAAACATGATGGCTCACTTGAAATTGTAGGTGTTAATACTTTTATCTCAGACCATAGCGACGGTGTCACAGCCGACCTTACTCTTGCTCGCTCAAGTGAAGAGGAAAAAAACCAGCAAATCAAAAACATACAAGCCTTCGAATTGCGACATCGCGATGAAATTGAAACAGCATTAAATCAATTAAAAAACACTGCAAAAATAAGGGGAAATACCTTCGCAATGTTAATGGAGGCCGTTAAGTGCGCCAGCTTAGGGCAGATCAGTCACGCCCTCTATGAAGCAGGCGGCGAATATCGACGTAACATGTAAGCCAAAAGTATAATTGAAAGAAAAAATTCACAAAAATCGAATAAAAAAGCGAAATTTTTTGTTTTATTTGTAATCAATAGCGAGTAGCATGATTCTCGTTTATTAGAACATTTTCTAGTAAATACGCTTGGCTGTCATCGACAGTGGTTTTAATGCCAAACTTGTTTGGCCCATAGAAAGAGAAATGCAAAATGTCCAAAGTGACAGGAACCGTTAAATGGTTCAACGATGAAAAAGGCTTCGGCTTCATTCAACAGGACGGCGGTAAGGATGTATTCGTACATTACAGCGCAATCCAAGGATCTGGTCGTCGCACATTGGCAGAAGGCCAACAAGTTACGATGACTGTGACTCAGGGCCAAAAAGGCCTACAAGCGGAAGATGTAGAACCTGCATAATCTTGCTTGAGCAAAAAAAGCGGCTGAGGCCGCTTTTTTTATGCCTGCTTCCTAAGTACCTACCCCTCCAATATTCATGCTAAGATCTTACTAACCGCTTGATCTAAAGGAAGTTTATGTCTGATTCAATGACGTGTACCAGCCGCCACTGTGACAGTATTGTGCATAGCCAAGATGGCATTCCATTGAAATTATTTTCAGTTACTGAATACGAAAGCTGGCTGCAACTGCAAGATAGCTTTACGCAGAATATCTTACAGCCATTACACCTACACAAATCCGGTGCAGCCACTATTCCGAATATCAAAGGTGAGACCGCGTTGGCAATCGCCGTTAGTGCCGATCCAAGTGATTTATGGGCCTTTGCTAATCTTCCTAAACAACTCCCAGCGCAGCAATATAAATTAGAAGATAGCCCATATGGTGACAATCTTGCCATGACTTGGGGATTAGCCACCTATCAATTTTCTCGCTATTTAAAACAGCAAGAGGATCAGACCCATATCACTCTGGCAATCCCTGACAAAAATTTATATGAAGAGGCGCAGCGCCAAATCCAAGCCGTCACACTCGTTAGGGACCTTGTGAACACCCCAGCAGGCGATATGATGCCTCAGGATCTTGCAGCTACGACCAAGTACCTAGCTGAAGAATTCAACGGCTCGTTTAATGAAATCGTAGATGCTTCATTAATTGAGCAAAACTACCCAATGATCCATGCTGTTGGACGTGCTAGCGAAAATCGACCGCGCTTACTGGAACTCAAGTGGGGTAAGGAGTCGGACCCAAAGGTCACACTTGTTGGTAAAGGAGTGTGCTTTGATAGCGGCGGCCTTGATCTTAAACCAGCCAATGCTATGCGGCTTATGAAAAAAGACATGGGTGGTGCTGCTCACGTATTGGGTGTTGCTCACTTGGTCATGAGCCATGCCCTACCCGTTCAATTGCGGGTATTAATTCCCGCGGTAGAAAACGCTGTCAGCGCCAATGCTTTCCGACCCGGTGATGTGCTCAATACAAGAAAGGGATTGAAAGTAGAAATCGACAACACGGATGCAGAAGGACGTCTCGTCCTTTGTGACGCGTTAACCGATGCTTGTGAACAAAATCCAGACCTTATCATTGATTTCGCCACCCTGACGGGTGCGTGTCGAATTGCACTGGGTACAGAGCTGCCTGGCTACTTTAGCAATAGCAATGAAATAGCCCATGCCCTGTTCCAAGCTGGCAGTCAAACACAAGATCCGGTTTGGCAGCTGCCTTTACACACCCCGTACAAAGATATGATTAAGAGTGATGTTGCCGATATGGTCAACAGCGCGGCTTCGCCGTTTGGCGGCGCGATTACAGCTGCGCTCTATCTTCAGGCGTTCATTGAAAACGACACGCCTTGGATCCATTTCGATGTAATGGCTTGGAACAACCGGACGCTTCCTGGCCGTCCTTCTGGCGGAGAGGCAATGGGGGTTCGCGCTGTTTTTGAAATGCTACAGGGTCGCTACGGTCAGTAACATTATATAAATAAAAAAGGGCCTTTGGGCCCTTCACTTTCCCGTCATCATCCCTATAATTGCGCCCTCAAAATCAACCAAGCGCCGAATTTACGTTTCGGTGAGCAGGAGAAGCTATATGAGTGAAACTCAAGGCAGCATTGTCGTATGCGCCATGTACAAGTTTGTCACACTAGATGACTATCAATCCATCCGCGCACCCCTTCATAACTTCATGGAAACTCAGGGTATACGCGGTACACTTCTACTTGCCAACGAGGGTATCAATGGCACCGTGGCTGGAAGTCGAACGGCCATCGACGCCTTACTTGATTGGTTGCGTAAAGACGAACGCCTAGCGGATATTGATTATAAAGAATCGTATACCGACACCCCCCCTTTCCACCGTACAAAAGTGAAACTCAAGAAAGAAATTGTGACCATGGGTGTTGAGGGTATTGATCCCAAGCGCGTGGTTGGTACCTACGTCGAAGCTAAAGATTGGAATGATTTGATCAGTGACCCTGATGTTGTTTTGGTCGATACACGCAATGATTATGAGTTCCAAGTGGGCACGTTCAAAAATGCGATCAATCCGAATACAGAGACCTTTCGAGAATTCCCTCAATACGTAAAAGAAAATCTAGATCCCAATAAAAATAAAAAAGTTGCTATGTTCTGTACCGGTGGCATCCGCTGTGAGAAATCCACTGCGTACTTGAAAGAGCAAGGCTTCGACGAAGTTTATCACCTTAAAGGCGGCATCCTTAAATACCTTGAGGAAGTACCGCAAGAAGAAACAATGTGGGATGGCGAATGCTTTGTTTTTGATGAACGCGTCACCGTCAATCATCAGTTAGAGAAAGGTCAGTATGATCAATGCCATGCTTGTCGCTTGCCAATCACCGAAGAGGAAAAGCAAAGTGAAAAGTATCAAAAAGGAGTGAGCTGCCCGCATTGTTATGACAAGCTAACTGAAGAACAACGCCAACGCTTTGCTGAGCGAGAGCGTCAAGTGGAGTTGGCTAAGAAACGCGGTGAAGCGCATATAGGTTCGGATGTGAAAAAGACCATTGAGCAACATCGCCAAGAAAAAGAGGCTGAACGGGAACGTCAAAGACTTCGAAGTTTAAAAGGTCAATCCGTTTAACATCCAAGAAAAAAGGGCCAAATGGCCCTTTTTTATTATCACTTTAAACGACAACAATTAAGCCAAAGCTTTCAATGCTTCTTCGTAATCTGGCTCATCCGCAGTTTCTGCCACTTGCTCGGTATAAATTACCTTGCCGTCGGCATTGATAACCACAACGGCTCTGGATAGCAAGCCAGTCAAAGGTCCTGTAGCGAAATCAACACCATAGTCTTTACCAAAACTTGAGCGGAAACTTGAACCATTGATAACGTTTTCGAGCCCTTCTGCACCGCAAAAGCGATTCATGGCAAAAGGAAGATCAGCAGAAACACAGACCACTTTAGTATTATCTAAAGAAGATGCCTTTTCATTAAATTTGCGCACCGAAGTCGCACAAGTTGGTGTATCTACCGATGGGAAAATGTTTAGGACGATGTTACTGCCCTTAAGATCGGCTAATGTTAAATCGGCGAGGTCAACTTGAGTCAGCTTGAAGTCTGGGGCTTGATTACCTACCTTCGGCAATTCTCCGCAGGTTTCAAACGCATTGCCTTGAAGAGTTACTGTTGCCATGTTTTTCTCCTTATTAATTTTACTGAAGTGTATTGCTACAGTATGACCTGTAGTTACGCATGGCAAGATATTTTGGATGATATTATTGTGTTTTGATCGCGTCGCGTAATTGGGTAAATACCAACCAATCCGCATCCTCTTCCGAGGAGACTTCAATCGGATACAGACCTGTATCCGTTGGAATAGAATCTAGCGCCAATGTAACTTCTTCATTGCTTGTCGCATAAAGAATCCATTGATTAATCCCTTGAGAAGTAAGAACCATCACCAACAGACCACATGGCTTGCTCTCTATGGCTTGCATCAGTTTTTGGTTAAACGCATCTATCTTTATGAGTTCAGCCTGATTTGGATATCCGGTGTCTGCATCCACATCAGACGCTTCCCAAACAATCTGAATACAATGTGGGTACTGACCAGACCCCTTTTCATCTTCGACACCATCGCGATAGCGGATTGTAATCGGATCATTTTGAAACGTACCGTCAGCAGTAATCCAGCGATTTGAGAAGGCCATACTCGTACCTATCCATGATGGTTTTTCTTAAAAACTAGCAGATTATAATTAGATTGCACAACACATTGGCTTTTTATGCCTAAATTAAGAGCCCCACACTCTATATTAGATTTACCTAAATTAGTTATGCTAATATTAGAAAGATCAACTGTATATGAGAACTTTTATGGATACACCTATTCTCGCAGAAGAGATGCAAAAGCACGCGCGCGACGCGTCACAACTTCTTAAAGCACTGGCCAATGAAAATCGCCTGATGATTCTGTGTTCACTAGGTCAAGGAGAACTGAGCGTATCAGAGCTAAACGAACGACTCACATTAAGCCAAAGTGCATTAAGCCAACATCTAGCTTGGCTAAGAAGAGAGGATCTTGTGCAAACCCGCCGAGATGCTCAAACAATCTATTACGCGTTACATGGCACTAAGGCGAAAGCCATTATCGACGTATTACAAAGC from Bermanella marisrubri carries:
- a CDS encoding methylmalonyl-CoA mutase family protein; this encodes MSSSDSNATPPLRFVTAASLFDGHDAAINIMRRLIQDKGVEVIHLGHNRSVQEVIDTAIDEDADAICISSYQGGHLEYFKYLIDGLRNKDANHIAVFGGGGGTITPEEINELHQFGVERIYHPNDGMQMGLLGMINDVVDRAQARRLKNIRNTKTNQNHAKTPLQVAELISALENNEFNQDTLNDFRADWKANKKAAVIGITGTGGAGKSSLTDELLNRFNQYLPNLNIAVLAVDPTRRRTGGALLGDRIRMNALRHGNIFMRSMATRRQHLSTTEILQDVIDFLSAQYFDFVIVETAGIGQSDSEIVDYVDHAMYVMTSEFGAASQLEKIDMLDFADSIVINKFEKAASEDAIRDVRKQYRRNRNEFTTADDELPVFATIASQFNDPGVNWLFQSLLNRICKQFPQLADGAKLSTNFGPENPKGLALIPGSRTRYLAEIAENGRKQSQFAIQQKEYASRAQHLYETLKALKDPLLPTPLEYYESNVLSQAYEWQALRQYYQEALHAIDADLRTQLIAWPKNKQDVKDETYEYQVRDKTIKGENYRESLSHLSICKVAPLNSSDWGEWALYLTQENLPGYYPFTAGVFPYRRQGEDPIRMFAGEGTPERTNRRFHYLSLGQPAARLSTAFDSVTLYGENPASRPDIYGKVGNSGVSIASLDDMKKLYSGFDLCDPSTSVSMTINGPAPIILAFFINAAIDQQVEKYVKENGQWHQLETALKEKYKDQTAPQYEGVLPEGNNGLGLGLLGITGDQVLDKDTYEKIKAATLKQIRGTVQADILKEDQAQNTCIFSTEFAMHMMGDIQSYFIDHQVKNFYSVSISGYHIAEAGANPITQLAFTLANGFTIVEYYLSRGMHIDDFAANLSFFFSNGMDPEYAVIGRVARRIWARALKNLYNANERSQKLKYHIQTSGRSLHAQEIQFNDIRTTLQAMYALFDNCNSLHTNAYDEALTTPTEESVRRAVAIQMIINKELGLNQCENPLQGSYFIESLTDLVEEAVYEEFERLNDRGGVLGAMDTMYQRSKIQDESMFYEHKKHDGSLEIVGVNTFISDHSDGVTADLTLARSSEEEKNQQIKNIQAFELRHRDEIETALNQLKNTAKIRGNTFAMLMEAVKCASLGQISHALYEAGGEYRRNM
- a CDS encoding cold-shock protein, translated to MSKVTGTVKWFNDEKGFGFIQQDGGKDVFVHYSAIQGSGRRTLAEGQQVTMTVTQGQKGLQAEDVEPA
- a CDS encoding leucyl aminopeptidase family protein, whose product is MSDSMTCTSRHCDSIVHSQDGIPLKLFSVTEYESWLQLQDSFTQNILQPLHLHKSGAATIPNIKGETALAIAVSADPSDLWAFANLPKQLPAQQYKLEDSPYGDNLAMTWGLATYQFSRYLKQQEDQTHITLAIPDKNLYEEAQRQIQAVTLVRDLVNTPAGDMMPQDLAATTKYLAEEFNGSFNEIVDASLIEQNYPMIHAVGRASENRPRLLELKWGKESDPKVTLVGKGVCFDSGGLDLKPANAMRLMKKDMGGAAHVLGVAHLVMSHALPVQLRVLIPAVENAVSANAFRPGDVLNTRKGLKVEIDNTDAEGRLVLCDALTDACEQNPDLIIDFATLTGACRIALGTELPGYFSNSNEIAHALFQAGSQTQDPVWQLPLHTPYKDMIKSDVADMVNSAASPFGGAITAALYLQAFIENDTPWIHFDVMAWNNRTLPGRPSGGEAMGVRAVFEMLQGRYGQ
- a CDS encoding rhodanese-related sulfurtransferase, producing MSETQGSIVVCAMYKFVTLDDYQSIRAPLHNFMETQGIRGTLLLANEGINGTVAGSRTAIDALLDWLRKDERLADIDYKESYTDTPPFHRTKVKLKKEIVTMGVEGIDPKRVVGTYVEAKDWNDLISDPDVVLVDTRNDYEFQVGTFKNAINPNTETFREFPQYVKENLDPNKNKKVAMFCTGGIRCEKSTAYLKEQGFDEVYHLKGGILKYLEEVPQEETMWDGECFVFDERVTVNHQLEKGQYDQCHACRLPITEEEKQSEKYQKGVSCPHCYDKLTEEQRQRFAERERQVELAKKRGEAHIGSDVKKTIEQHRQEKEAERERQRLRSLKGQSV
- the tpx gene encoding thiol peroxidase — encoded protein: MATVTLQGNAFETCGELPKVGNQAPDFKLTQVDLADLTLADLKGSNIVLNIFPSVDTPTCATSVRKFNEKASSLDNTKVVCVSADLPFAMNRFCGAEGLENVINGSSFRSSFGKDYGVDFATGPLTGLLSRAVVVINADGKVIYTEQVAETADEPDYEEALKALA
- a CDS encoding DUF695 domain-containing protein, whose translation is MAFSNRWITADGTFQNDPITIRYRDGVEDEKGSGQYPHCIQIVWEASDVDADTGYPNQAELIKIDAFNQKLMQAIESKPCGLLVMVLTSQGINQWILYATSNEEVTLALDSIPTDTGLYPIEVSSEEDADWLVFTQLRDAIKTQ
- a CDS encoding ArsR/SmtB family transcription factor; protein product: MDTPILAEEMQKHARDASQLLKALANENRLMILCSLGQGELSVSELNERLTLSQSALSQHLAWLRREDLVQTRRDAQTIYYALHGTKAKAIIDVLQSIYCADLVTN